One Osmerus eperlanus chromosome 16, fOsmEpe2.1, whole genome shotgun sequence DNA segment encodes these proteins:
- the LOC134037162 gene encoding heterogeneous nuclear ribonucleoproteins C1/C2 isoform X1, whose product MDRSPTTSSLMASNVTNKTDPRSLNSRVFIGNLNTLLVTKADVEAIFSKYGKIVGCSVHKGFAFVQYANERNARAAVAGEDGRMIVGQVLDINLAGEPKPHRSKTTKRSAGDMYSGSSFDLDYDFQRDYYDRVYSYPSRVPPPPPPLSRAVIPSKRPRVSMSGGGGGGGGGGGSRRTKTSSFSSYKSSQRTSSSRTMKVDELQTIKRELTQIKHKVDYLLESLDRMEKDHSKKSEGKSSKPEPGEVSSMQISNTKKDESNKRERERDLNDTDEEGDLLEDEELKSQEREEDEEEEEEEEGEHVDGDDDDGESVNGDEDS is encoded by the exons ATGGA TCGGTCACCCACCACCAGCAGCCTAATGGCCAGCAACGTCACCAACAAGACAGATCCGCGCTCCCTCAACTCTCGGGTCTTCATCGGCAACCTCAACACGCTGCTGGTGACCAAGGCAGATGTGGAAGCCATCTTCTCCAAGTACGGCAAGATAGTGGGCTGCTCTGTCCACAAAGGCTTTGCCTTCGTCCAGTATGCCAACGAGAGGAACGCGCGCGCAGCTGTTGCCGGGGAGGATGGCAGAATGATCGTTGGACAGGTGCTGG aCATCAACTTGGCTGGGGAACCCAAACCTCACAGGTCAAAGACCACAAAGCGCTCCGCAGGAGACATGTACAG TGGTTCCTCTTTCGATCTTGACTATGACTTTCAGAGGGATTACTACGACAG GGTGTACTCCTATCCGTCCCgcgtgccccctcccccaccccctctatcGAGGGCTGTGATCCCGTCAAAGCGCCCACGGGTCAGCAtgagtggtgggggtggtggtggtggggggggtggcggcAGCCGCCGCACCAAGACTAGCAGCTTCTCCTCCTATAAGAGCAGCCAGAGGACCTCATCATCCAGAACCA TGAAGGTAGATGAGCTGCAGACCATTAAGAGGGAGCTGACCCAGATCAAACACAAGGTGGACTACCTTCTGGAAAGCCTGGACCGCATGGAGAAGGACCACAGCAAGAAGTCAG AAGGTAAGAGTTCAAAGCCAGAGCCTGGGGAGGTGTCTTCAATGCAGATCTCCAACACAAAGAAGGACGAGAGcaataagagggagagagagagggatctcaATGACACTGATGAAGAGGGAGACCTGCTAGAGGACGAGGAG TTGAAGAgtcaagaaagagaggaggatgaagaggaggaggaggaagaggaaggagagcatGTGGATGGGGATGACGACGACGGGGAGAGCGTCAACGGAGACGAGGACTCGTAG
- the LOC134037162 gene encoding heterogeneous nuclear ribonucleoproteins C1/C2 isoform X2, with amino-acid sequence MDRSPTTSSLMASNVTNKTDPRSLNSRVFIGNLNTLLVTKADVEAIFSKYGKIVGCSVHKGFAFVQYANERNARAAVAGEDGRMIVGQVLDINLAGEPKPHRSKTTKRSAGDMYSGSSFDLDYDFQRDYYDRVYSYPSRVPPPPPPLSRAVIPSKRPRVSMSGGGGGGGGGGGSRRTKTSSFSSYKSSQRTSSSRTMKVDELQTIKRELTQIKHKVDYLLESLDRMEKDHSKKSGKSSKPEPGEVSSMQISNTKKDESNKRERERDLNDTDEEGDLLEDEELKSQEREEDEEEEEEEEGEHVDGDDDDGESVNGDEDS; translated from the exons ATGGA TCGGTCACCCACCACCAGCAGCCTAATGGCCAGCAACGTCACCAACAAGACAGATCCGCGCTCCCTCAACTCTCGGGTCTTCATCGGCAACCTCAACACGCTGCTGGTGACCAAGGCAGATGTGGAAGCCATCTTCTCCAAGTACGGCAAGATAGTGGGCTGCTCTGTCCACAAAGGCTTTGCCTTCGTCCAGTATGCCAACGAGAGGAACGCGCGCGCAGCTGTTGCCGGGGAGGATGGCAGAATGATCGTTGGACAGGTGCTGG aCATCAACTTGGCTGGGGAACCCAAACCTCACAGGTCAAAGACCACAAAGCGCTCCGCAGGAGACATGTACAG TGGTTCCTCTTTCGATCTTGACTATGACTTTCAGAGGGATTACTACGACAG GGTGTACTCCTATCCGTCCCgcgtgccccctcccccaccccctctatcGAGGGCTGTGATCCCGTCAAAGCGCCCACGGGTCAGCAtgagtggtgggggtggtggtggtggggggggtggcggcAGCCGCCGCACCAAGACTAGCAGCTTCTCCTCCTATAAGAGCAGCCAGAGGACCTCATCATCCAGAACCA TGAAGGTAGATGAGCTGCAGACCATTAAGAGGGAGCTGACCCAGATCAAACACAAGGTGGACTACCTTCTGGAAAGCCTGGACCGCATGGAGAAGGACCACAGCAAGAAGTCAG GTAAGAGTTCAAAGCCAGAGCCTGGGGAGGTGTCTTCAATGCAGATCTCCAACACAAAGAAGGACGAGAGcaataagagggagagagagagggatctcaATGACACTGATGAAGAGGGAGACCTGCTAGAGGACGAGGAG TTGAAGAgtcaagaaagagaggaggatgaagaggaggaggaggaagaggaaggagagcatGTGGATGGGGATGACGACGACGGGGAGAGCGTCAACGGAGACGAGGACTCGTAG
- the LOC134037162 gene encoding heterogeneous nuclear ribonucleoproteins C1/C2 isoform X3 — MDRSPTTSSLMASNVTNKTDPRSLNSRVFIGNLNTLLVTKADVEAIFSKYGKIVGCSVHKGFAFVQYANERNARAAVAGEDGRMIVGQVLDINLAGEPKPHSGSSFDLDYDFQRDYYDRVYSYPSRVPPPPPPLSRAVIPSKRPRVSMSGGGGGGGGGGGSRRTKTSSFSSYKSSQRTSSSRTMKVDELQTIKRELTQIKHKVDYLLESLDRMEKDHSKKSEGKSSKPEPGEVSSMQISNTKKDESNKRERERDLNDTDEEGDLLEDEELKSQEREEDEEEEEEEEGEHVDGDDDDGESVNGDEDS, encoded by the exons ATGGA TCGGTCACCCACCACCAGCAGCCTAATGGCCAGCAACGTCACCAACAAGACAGATCCGCGCTCCCTCAACTCTCGGGTCTTCATCGGCAACCTCAACACGCTGCTGGTGACCAAGGCAGATGTGGAAGCCATCTTCTCCAAGTACGGCAAGATAGTGGGCTGCTCTGTCCACAAAGGCTTTGCCTTCGTCCAGTATGCCAACGAGAGGAACGCGCGCGCAGCTGTTGCCGGGGAGGATGGCAGAATGATCGTTGGACAGGTGCTGG aCATCAACTTGGCTGGGGAACCCAAACCTCACAG TGGTTCCTCTTTCGATCTTGACTATGACTTTCAGAGGGATTACTACGACAG GGTGTACTCCTATCCGTCCCgcgtgccccctcccccaccccctctatcGAGGGCTGTGATCCCGTCAAAGCGCCCACGGGTCAGCAtgagtggtgggggtggtggtggtggggggggtggcggcAGCCGCCGCACCAAGACTAGCAGCTTCTCCTCCTATAAGAGCAGCCAGAGGACCTCATCATCCAGAACCA TGAAGGTAGATGAGCTGCAGACCATTAAGAGGGAGCTGACCCAGATCAAACACAAGGTGGACTACCTTCTGGAAAGCCTGGACCGCATGGAGAAGGACCACAGCAAGAAGTCAG AAGGTAAGAGTTCAAAGCCAGAGCCTGGGGAGGTGTCTTCAATGCAGATCTCCAACACAAAGAAGGACGAGAGcaataagagggagagagagagggatctcaATGACACTGATGAAGAGGGAGACCTGCTAGAGGACGAGGAG TTGAAGAgtcaagaaagagaggaggatgaagaggaggaggaggaagaggaaggagagcatGTGGATGGGGATGACGACGACGGGGAGAGCGTCAACGGAGACGAGGACTCGTAG
- the dcaf8 gene encoding DDB1- and CUL4-associated factor 8: MAEADGKNRVFNGGSEEPEPGEAGQRDGDVSSNTEEQGQSSSQAVPKEGGDGAGDKPMPDAEGHSRPGRDREDEEEDTDSMDGSGLYSLTEEAERESEGGRRERAKEREGKRAARKRNRPGGGTTHHSSSSDDEDEEEEDPEEDEEEDEQAMEAWLGAELRDLSRQTWRAVPSLRFREIGKSSHQFVRRVCGARSFVQRLELQGRLERHTGCVNTLHFNPSGTRLASGSDDLRVVIWDWARRRAELEFDSGHKSNVFQAKFLPHSGDSTLAMCARDGQIRVAELSATQRCKNTKRVAQHKGAAHKLALEPDSPCSFLSAGEDAVVFGIDLRLDRPANKLVVVKEGDKKVGLYTIFVNPANTHHFAVGGRDQYVRIYDQRKINENDNNGVLKKFCPSHLVSSESKTNITCLVYSHDGSELLASYNDEDIYLFDSSHSDGADYRRRYKGHRNNATVKGVNFYGPCSEFVVSGSDCGHIYLWDKFSARIVQFMEGDKGGVVNCLEPHPHLPGLATSGLDHDVKLWAPTAENPTGLKGLKEVMKKNKRERDEDSVRHGDQYDTQLLWFLMRHMRNRRPQRARREGAEGDTDESWSSPDSSDDEDGGPDHVQCMSS; this comes from the exons ATGGCGGAGGCAGATGGTAAAAACAGAGTTTTTAACG GTGGCTCAGAGGAGCCAGAGCCAGGTGAAGCCgggcagagggatggagatgttTCTTCAAACACAGAGGAACAAGGACAGTCTTCCTCTCAAGCAG TTCCCAAGGAAGGAGGCGATGGGGCTGGGGACAAGCCCATGCCAGATGCAGAAGGACACAGTAGGcctggcagagacagagaggacgaggaagaggacACAGACAGCATGGATGGCAGCGGCCTCTACTCGTTGACTGAGGAGGCGGAGcgcgagagcgagggagggagaagagagcgtgcaaaggaaagagaggggaaaagggcCGCCCGGAAGAGGAACCGACCCGGCGGTGGCACCACGCACCATTCCTCCAGCTCGGACGACGAGGACGAAGAAGAGGAAGACCCAGAGGAAGACGAAGAGGAGGACGAACAGGCCATGGAGGCGTGGCTGGGCGCGGAGCTGCGTGACCTCAGCAGGCAGACCTGGCGGGCAGTGCCCTCGCTGCGCTTTCGGGAGATTGGCAAGAGCTCCCACCAGTTTGTGAGACGTGTGTGCGGTGCCCGCTCCTTTGTGCAAAGGCTTGAGCTCCAGGGGCGCCTGGAGAGGCACACGGGCTGTGTCAACACGCTGCACTTCAACCCTTCTGGGACACGCCTGGCGTCGGGCAGTGACGACCTGCGTGTGGTGATCTGGGACTGGGCTCGGCGCCGTGCGGAGCTGGAGTTTGACAGCGGGCACAAGAGTAACGTGTTTCAG GCCAAGTTCCTGCCACACAGCGGGGACTCTACTTTGGCCATGTGCGCTCGTGACGGGCAGATCAGGGTTGCTGAGCTTTCTGCCACCCAGCGCTGCAAGAACACCAAGAGAGTGGCCCAGCATAAGGGGGCCGCCCATAAG ttggcCCTGGAGCCTGACTCCCCCTGttccttcctgtctgctggGGAGGATGCTGTGGTGTTTGGCATTGACCTGCGCCTCGACCGGCCTGCTAA TAAActggtggtggtgaaggaggGGGATAAGAAGGTGGGACTGTACACCATCTTTGTGAACCCAGCCAACACGCATCACTTTGCTGTAGGTGGAAGAGACCAGTATGTCAG GATTTATGATCAGAGAAAGATCAATGAAAATGATAATAATGGTGTTTTGAAGAAATTCTGCCCATCTCACCTGGTGTCCAGTGAGTCCAAAACCAACATCACCTGCCTGGTCTACAGCCATGATGGCTCAG AGCTTCTTGCCAGTTACAACGATGAGGACATCTACCTGTTTGACTCCAGCCACAGCGACGGAGCTGACTACCGCAGGAGATACAAGGGCCATCGCAACAATGCCACAG tgaagGGCGTTAACTTTTACGGCCCCTGCAGCGAGTTTGTGGTCAGTGGCAGTGACTGTGGACACATCTACCTGTGGGACAAGTTCTCTGCCCGCATCGTCCAGTTCATGGAGGGAGACaaaggaggagtg GTGAACTGCCTGGAgccccatccccacctcccaggCCTGGCTACCAGTGGCCTGGACCATGATGTCAAACTGTGGGCCCCCACTGCTGAGAACCCCACCGGCCTTAAAGGCCTTAAAGAG GTGATGAAGAAGAACAAGCGTGAGCGTGACGAGGACAGTGTGCGCCATGGTGACCAGTATGACACGCAGCTCCTCTGGTTCCTGATGAGACACATGAGGAACAGGCGACCCCAAAGG GCACGTCGGGAGGGTGCAGAAGGAGACACGGACGAATCATGGAGCTCTCCAGACTCCTcggatgatgaggatggaggCCCAGACCATGTTCAGTGCATGTCCTCCTGa